In one window of Candidatus Krumholzibacteriia bacterium DNA:
- a CDS encoding TolC family protein — MTNPRVRGAAALIVLLLGSTAAAPAEAQDAAEDRFIAEGDVVLAIGEEPAPLDLDTCIDVALRSNDGLRQERQGLSELEARKVQARSEGFPVVELQGAWSRSRDPSFALDESFGGGEEGDDFFSILFPDTVDVAEFSFVPDPADIPAQTFWRTYLDAFWELRPTRVWRAVSAAEGAIEQQAALVRDAEHRTVEAVVGAYHAIVLARERLAAIEREIDAREEFLAVTRRRFRLEFATPLDTLQAAVSLSNLRPEARRRANDLRRAGQQLNLLLGRDPLTPVAVIASFPLEDEVVPAGTALALARHRPDLQAQRRESSLYELRRGVADAQNHPYLTVEGQWGFVTRELEDLTNDGQDFWRAGVTLHLPLFDGLRSRGEIQEAQAQLRRNEARVDELEGQVRDEVLDALEMLEIARADLTAASLNLDRANDAYTQISLRYELGKADNLEVLNAQAERFTARSTLIQARYDVLTSLATLKRAMGASPALPLASILAAADGGAPTNAQEESR; from the coding sequence ATGACGAATCCGCGAGTTCGCGGCGCTGCGGCGCTGATCGTCCTGCTCCTGGGGTCGACGGCCGCGGCGCCGGCGGAAGCGCAGGACGCGGCGGAGGACCGCTTCATCGCCGAGGGCGACGTCGTGCTCGCGATCGGCGAAGAGCCCGCCCCGCTGGACCTCGACACCTGCATCGACGTGGCGTTGCGTTCCAACGACGGGCTGCGTCAGGAGCGCCAGGGCCTGTCGGAGCTCGAGGCCCGGAAGGTACAGGCCCGGTCGGAGGGCTTCCCCGTCGTCGAGCTGCAGGGCGCCTGGAGTCGCAGTCGTGATCCGAGCTTCGCGCTCGACGAGTCCTTCGGCGGGGGCGAGGAGGGCGACGACTTCTTCTCGATCCTTTTCCCCGACACCGTCGACGTGGCCGAGTTCTCGTTCGTTCCCGACCCCGCCGACATTCCCGCCCAGACCTTCTGGCGGACCTACCTCGACGCGTTCTGGGAACTGCGCCCGACCCGCGTCTGGCGGGCGGTGAGTGCGGCCGAGGGTGCGATCGAGCAACAGGCGGCGCTGGTGCGCGATGCGGAGCACCGCACGGTGGAGGCCGTGGTCGGCGCCTACCACGCGATCGTCCTCGCCCGCGAGCGGCTGGCCGCGATCGAGCGCGAGATCGACGCGCGCGAGGAGTTCCTGGCGGTGACGCGCCGGCGCTTCCGTCTGGAGTTCGCCACCCCGCTCGACACGCTGCAGGCGGCGGTGAGCCTGTCCAATCTTCGCCCCGAGGCGCGACGCCGGGCGAACGACCTGCGGCGGGCCGGTCAGCAGCTCAACCTGCTGCTCGGTCGCGACCCGCTCACGCCGGTCGCCGTGATCGCGTCGTTCCCGCTCGAGGACGAGGTCGTCCCCGCCGGGACCGCCCTCGCGCTGGCCCGGCACCGGCCCGACCTCCAGGCCCAGCGCCGCGAGAGTTCACTGTACGAGTTGCGGCGCGGCGTGGCCGACGCCCAGAACCACCCGTACCTCACGGTGGAAGGGCAGTGGGGATTCGTCACCCGCGAGCTCGAGGATCTGACGAACGACGGCCAGGACTTCTGGCGCGCGGGAGTGACCCTGCACCTCCCGCTGTTCGACGGTCTGCGATCCCGCGGCGAGATACAGGAGGCACAGGCGCAGCTGCGGCGCAACGAGGCCCGTGTGGACGAGCTCGAGGGCCAGGTCCGCGACGAGGTGCTCGACGCGCTCGAGATGCTGGAGATCGCGCGGGCCGACCTGACGGCCGCATCGCTCAACCTCGACCGTGCGAACGACGCCTACACCCAGATCAGCCTGCGCTACGAGCTGGGAAAGGCCGACAACCTCGAGGTCCTCAACGCCCAGGCCGAACGATTCACGGCCCGATCGACGTTGATCCAGGCCCGCTACGACGTCCTGACCTCGCTCGCCACGCTGAAGCGCGCCATGGGTGCCTCGCCCGCCCTGCCACTGGCCAGCATCCTCGCCGCCGCCGACGGCGGCGCTCCGACGAACGCGCAGGAGGAATCACGATGA
- a CDS encoding TetR family transcriptional regulator, with protein sequence MQESKIRLPDLWPPEGAPAAGGAEHEILRKAIELFGRRGYGGTSTRSIAAEASVTAPLIGYHFGNKEGLFHACADVVMLTTTEAILETDLDGADLRSIVRHFAQVHLDIAREYSVGLRFVLALAYGPEEGQPVVDLVGYWRPVIRWLAVRIHRAVESGELEVRPGATPERLMRYLFNLVHMDVMSTYEEQRFLAADPALFEMLREDGTDRVDDLVEQFFAGAGVLHDSSPEESNR encoded by the coding sequence GTGCAGGAATCGAAGATCCGACTTCCAGATCTCTGGCCCCCCGAGGGTGCGCCCGCCGCGGGTGGCGCCGAGCACGAGATCCTTCGGAAGGCGATCGAACTCTTCGGCCGTCGCGGATACGGCGGGACCAGCACCCGCTCGATCGCGGCCGAGGCATCGGTCACCGCGCCCCTGATCGGATACCACTTCGGGAACAAGGAGGGCCTGTTCCACGCCTGCGCCGATGTCGTCATGCTCACGACGACCGAAGCGATCCTGGAGACGGACCTCGACGGTGCCGACCTGCGCTCGATCGTCCGGCACTTCGCACAGGTCCATCTGGACATCGCGCGTGAGTACTCGGTCGGACTGCGTTTCGTCCTGGCCCTGGCCTACGGTCCCGAAGAGGGGCAGCCCGTCGTGGATCTGGTCGGTTACTGGCGACCGGTGATCCGCTGGCTGGCGGTGCGGATCCATCGTGCGGTCGAGTCCGGAGAACTGGAGGTGCGTCCCGGTGCAACCCCGGAGCGTCTGATGCGTTACCTCTTCAACCTGGTCCACATGGACGTCATGTCGACCTACGAGGAGCAGCGTTTCCTGGCGGCGGACCCGGCTCTCTTCGAGATGCTGCGCGAGGACGGGACCGATCGCGTGGACGATCTGGTGGAGCAGTTCTTCGCCGGTGCGGGAGTTCTCCACGACTCGAGCCCCGAGGAGTCGAATCGATGA
- a CDS encoding alpha/beta fold hydrolase, whose translation MNRPAPESSLGLEGPSGYLENLYRPVPAGVQARAAAVLCHPHPLFGGTMHNKTLYRLAKRLSVEADMPSLRFNFRGTGRSLGRHDNGIGEVADVRTASDRLAEEHPGLPIVVVGYSFGAVVGLRAGAGDPRVTHLVALGTPVGEPDWEVEHLRTTEKPRLLVQGENDEFGDADAIRAFAASAKGPVDVEVVAGADHLFHGVEDAAVEAVVAYIQRHAMSV comes from the coding sequence ATGAACCGACCTGCACCGGAGTCCTCTCTCGGACTCGAGGGCCCGAGCGGCTATCTGGAGAACCTCTACCGTCCCGTGCCGGCGGGGGTGCAAGCCCGTGCCGCAGCCGTCCTGTGCCATCCGCACCCCCTGTTCGGCGGCACGATGCACAACAAGACCCTGTACCGGCTGGCCAAGCGCCTCTCGGTCGAGGCCGACATGCCATCGCTCCGGTTCAATTTCCGGGGAACGGGTCGGAGCCTCGGCCGCCACGACAACGGCATCGGTGAGGTGGCCGATGTCCGTACGGCCTCGGATCGCCTGGCCGAGGAGCATCCCGGGCTGCCGATCGTGGTCGTCGGCTACTCCTTCGGCGCGGTGGTCGGGCTGCGGGCCGGTGCCGGCGACCCCCGGGTGACGCATCTCGTGGCCCTGGGCACGCCGGTCGGCGAACCCGACTGGGAGGTCGAACACCTGCGGACCACCGAGAAGCCGCGATTGCTGGTCCAGGGCGAGAACGACGAGTTCGGCGACGCCGATGCCATCCGCGCGTTCGCGGCCTCGGCCAAGGGGCCGGTCGACGTGGAGGTCGTCGCCGGAGCCGACCATCTCTTCCACGGGGTGGAGGACGCGGCGGTCGAAGCCGTGGTGGCCTATATTCAGCGCCACGCGATGTCCGTCTGA